In one window of Methanolobus mangrovi DNA:
- a CDS encoding DUF366 family protein yields the protein MKCIILDKTTDYDGSQISSLWAYNLADVQTDSIIAFRGGCDVKIEHMIDLEDKKQGDMIFSTDMVHFIIEHFDSTDLKLVYARQRLFTAIVAEVLSEFRNDIIRKGDDLFVDNKKLTVSIASTSAVSQKIHFGINVVHDYYGSLEDVGVSSDNVAVLMEKIANCYYNEFIDIEMDLRKSRPLDVI from the coding sequence ATGAAATGCATAATTCTTGATAAAACCACAGATTATGACGGAAGTCAGATATCATCGCTCTGGGCCTACAACCTTGCAGACGTCCAGACAGACTCCATCATTGCTTTCAGGGGCGGCTGTGACGTTAAGATAGAACACATGATCGATCTTGAGGATAAGAAACAGGGTGATATGATATTTTCCACAGACATGGTCCACTTTATCATAGAACACTTTGACTCAACTGACCTCAAACTGGTGTATGCAAGACAGAGGTTGTTCACTGCAATAGTTGCAGAAGTACTTTCAGAGTTCCGCAATGATATCATCAGAAAAGGTGATGATCTTTTTGTGGATAACAAGAAACTGACAGTATCCATTGCCAGTACATCTGCCGTGTCACAGAAGATCCATTTCGGAATAAATGTCGTGCACGATTATTATGGTAGTCTTGAGGATGTCGGGGTAAGCAGTGATAATGTGGCAGTACTAATGGAAAAGATTGCAAATTGTTACTATAATGAATTCATCGACATTGAGATGGACCTTAGAAAATCCAGACCACTGGATGTGATATGA
- a CDS encoding 7-carboxy-7-deazaguanine synthase QueE, translated as MMFAPISEIFCSVQGEGPYVGYRQAFVRFTGCNLNCNYCDTPVEATKVCRVEKKAGSNVFQNIENPLSSDEVSEIVKSFSGLHSVSLTGGEPLLHAEFISSLDTGIPLYLESNMTLPHMAKKVKDNLSYVSGDVKLLPHSLLEDPELHLDSTIECFRVLKTTQNRDCFCKIVVTKDTPVDDIEGIVGAISGYISSLILQPVTQKDMQPEPGYLLSLQESFLNDIDTRIIPQTHKMWGCL; from the coding sequence ATGATGTTCGCACCCATTAGTGAGATATTCTGCTCTGTACAGGGTGAAGGTCCTTATGTAGGTTACAGGCAGGCATTCGTTCGTTTTACCGGATGCAATCTGAATTGTAATTATTGCGATACCCCTGTGGAAGCAACAAAGGTTTGCAGGGTTGAGAAAAAAGCAGGATCCAATGTTTTCCAGAATATTGAAAATCCTCTTTCTTCGGATGAGGTAAGCGAGATTGTAAAATCATTCTCAGGATTACACTCCGTCTCACTAACCGGTGGCGAACCGTTACTTCATGCAGAATTTATATCTTCGCTGGATACGGGAATCCCTCTGTATCTGGAATCCAACATGACATTGCCTCATATGGCAAAAAAAGTAAAAGATAATCTGTCATATGTTTCCGGTGATGTAAAACTTCTGCCTCATTCATTGCTTGAGGACCCGGAGCTTCATCTTGACAGTACTATCGAGTGCTTCAGGGTTCTGAAAACTACGCAGAACAGGGATTGTTTCTGTAAGATAGTTGTTACAAAGGATACTCCTGTTGACGACATTGAAGGTATCGTGGGTGCTATATCTGGCTATATATCCAGTCTTATATTGCAACCGGTGACACAAAAAGACATGCAGCCGGAACCTGGCTACTTGTTAAGTCTGCAGGAGTCCTTCCTTAATGATATTGATACGAGAATAATACCACAGACCCACAAAATGTGGGGG
- the ftsA gene encoding coenzyme F390 synthetase — protein MTNGKFYNPDIETMGRSDLDALIDERIRYTVNYAAENSLFYRKWFRENSVNPSDIRTHEDLLELPIISGKTIRENQPPVKEDFGFKTVEWKDVFTVHETSGTSGTPKSFFLTWDDWERYAEKYARSFLSQGFGPDDRVIVCASYGMNVGANTMTLAARNIGMTMIPEGKCTFPVRIMEAYKPTSIVGSIFKLIHLAKRMKEQGMDPAKSSIEHLVIGGESFAEESRNYVSEIWDCEVYNTYGSTEGTMCGECTDISGLHVPEDLVHLDVYDPHMDKFVKDGECGRLVLTTLLPVGAKGGNVLLNYDTEDTTVVLSRDKCSCGRTHMKIMNPEREAETFWVSGTPFNRVEVEKGVFQRENMEYLTGEYEAFLYGGEDEGETTLRVSMECNDLHKCDEELIKENFLRSFFAYKQNLENSYIDGSLNILFNYTKPGELEFYRVKGRPKRIVDRR, from the coding sequence ATGACAAATGGAAAATTCTATAATCCAGATATTGAAACTATGGGCAGAAGTGACCTTGACGCCCTGATTGACGAGAGGATCAGGTACACGGTGAACTATGCAGCAGAGAACTCATTGTTCTACAGAAAATGGTTCAGGGAAAATAGTGTTAATCCTTCTGATATCAGAACCCATGAGGACCTTCTGGAACTTCCAATAATATCCGGGAAGACCATTCGAGAAAACCAACCACCTGTTAAAGAGGATTTTGGGTTTAAAACTGTGGAATGGAAAGATGTTTTTACAGTGCATGAAACAAGTGGAACCAGTGGGACACCTAAATCATTTTTCCTTACATGGGATGACTGGGAAAGATATGCAGAAAAATATGCAAGAAGCTTCCTTTCCCAGGGATTCGGACCTGATGACCGCGTCATTGTCTGCGCATCCTATGGTATGAATGTAGGTGCGAACACAATGACACTCGCAGCTAGGAACATTGGTATGACAATGATTCCTGAGGGGAAGTGTACGTTTCCCGTTAGAATCATGGAAGCATACAAGCCAACTTCCATTGTCGGAAGTATCTTCAAGCTCATTCACCTTGCAAAGAGGATGAAGGAACAGGGAATGGATCCTGCAAAGTCCAGTATTGAACATCTTGTGATAGGCGGAGAGAGCTTTGCAGAGGAATCAAGGAACTACGTTTCGGAAATATGGGATTGTGAGGTATACAATACATACGGAAGTACCGAAGGAACCATGTGCGGAGAATGTACAGACATAAGTGGCTTGCATGTTCCTGAAGACCTGGTGCATCTGGATGTGTATGACCCCCACATGGATAAATTTGTGAAGGATGGAGAATGTGGCAGACTTGTACTCACAACTTTGCTACCTGTCGGTGCAAAGGGTGGAAACGTACTTCTGAATTACGATACAGAAGACACAACCGTAGTCCTTAGCCGGGATAAATGTTCCTGCGGACGAACTCATATGAAGATAATGAATCCGGAAAGAGAAGCTGAAACTTTCTGGGTTTCCGGAACTCCGTTCAATCGTGTGGAGGTTGAAAAAGGCGTGTTCCAGAGAGAGAACATGGAATACCTGACTGGTGAATATGAGGCTTTCCTTTATGGCGGAGAGGATGAAGGAGAAACAACCCTGAGGGTCAGTATGGAGTGTAATGACCTTCATAAGTGCGATGAAGAATTGATTAAGGAAAATTTCCTGAGATCATTCTTTGCTTATAAGCAAAATCTGGAAAATTCGTACATTGATGGAAGCTTGAACATCCTTTTTAACTATACAAAGCCCGGTGAACTTGAATTTTACCGTGTTAAAGGAAGACCCAAACGAATAGTTGACAGAAGGTGA
- a CDS encoding DUF434 domain-containing protein → MIGNYLNKKDRQPEMMAKAATDIRYLLERGYQRESSIRFAGDHYRLGRNERYILARTVFSSETSMERKKKKLNCGELKGRTVLIDGYNVLITLESLLKGERTWLADDSFLRDIRGVFRNHSNDDVTFEAVEKMLSFVSRSKVKEANVLLDTQMKNSGELAAFIRKRMQELEITGSAMTSRHVDYDLKNCYISDVVATADGIIIDSVNNVIDIPACISRE, encoded by the coding sequence ATGATTGGAAATTATCTTAATAAAAAAGACAGACAGCCTGAAATGATGGCGAAAGCTGCAACAGATATTCGCTATCTTCTGGAGAGAGGGTATCAAAGGGAAAGCTCCATCAGATTTGCAGGAGACCATTACCGTCTTGGCAGAAATGAAAGATACATACTTGCGCGTACGGTGTTTTCATCAGAGACATCCATGGAACGCAAGAAGAAAAAACTGAACTGTGGGGAGCTTAAAGGAAGAACAGTCCTGATAGACGGATACAATGTACTTATCACACTGGAAAGCCTGCTTAAAGGAGAAAGAACGTGGCTGGCAGATGATTCTTTTTTGAGGGATATCAGAGGAGTGTTCAGGAACCACTCAAATGATGATGTTACGTTTGAAGCTGTTGAGAAGATGTTATCTTTCGTTTCAAGATCAAAAGTAAAAGAAGCGAATGTACTGTTGGACACACAGATGAAGAACAGTGGAGAACTGGCAGCATTTATCAGAAAAAGAATGCAAGAACTGGAAATTACAGGAAGTGCCATGACATCACGACATGTTGACTATGACCTGAAGAACTGTTACATCTCAGATGTTGTAGCTACCGCTGACGGAATTATAATAGATTCTGTGAATAACGTGATTGATATTCCGGCCTGCATATCCAGAGAATAA
- the queC gene encoding 7-cyano-7-deazaguanine synthase QueC has translation MSSIALLSSGLDSVTAIAAVQEHIGVKMALIFNYGQRSVEREIENSVKVCEHFGIEYRILDIRWMCEITNTSLVNTDVEVPSLTMEEISDDADPSITIQSAKSVWVPNRNGILINIAAAFAESMDCEYVIVGFNKEEAVTFPDNSAEFIIAIDDSLSYSTANGVKVLAPLIGLDKKEIVAKAMELKAPLEYSWSCYHGADVPCGECESCTRRRRAFETAGVKDPLLARLGV, from the coding sequence ATCAGTTCAATTGCTTTGTTAAGTAGCGGTCTTGATTCAGTTACTGCCATTGCGGCAGTTCAGGAACATATCGGAGTTAAGATGGCCCTTATATTCAATTACGGTCAACGCTCTGTGGAGCGTGAGATCGAGAATTCAGTGAAGGTTTGCGAACACTTTGGAATCGAATATCGTATTCTTGACATCAGGTGGATGTGTGAGATAACCAATACATCTCTTGTTAATACTGATGTAGAAGTTCCATCACTGACCATGGAAGAAATATCTGATGATGCAGACCCTTCAATAACCATTCAGTCTGCTAAATCTGTCTGGGTTCCAAACCGAAATGGCATCCTCATAAACATAGCAGCAGCTTTTGCTGAAAGCATGGATTGTGAGTATGTAATTGTGGGTTTCAACAAGGAAGAAGCTGTAACGTTCCCGGATAATTCTGCTGAATTTATCATTGCTATTGATGATTCGCTTTCATATTCAACAGCAAATGGTGTTAAAGTACTTGCACCACTCATCGGTCTGGATAAAAAAGAGATCGTTGCTAAGGCAATGGAGCTGAAAGCCCCATTAGAATATAGCTGGAGCTGCTATCATGGTGCAGATGTACCATGTGGTGAATGTGAAAGCTGTACTCGCAGAAGAAGGGCTTTTGAGACCGCAGGTGTTAAAGACCCACTGCTTGCAAGGTTAGGGGTCTGA
- a CDS encoding RAD55 family ATPase, with protein sequence MRFVDTIDGLNEVFETDIPKNSVVLVTGAAGTLKSGFTFQVLSNYLEQQDDYGLYVTFEQSKENHLQNMGSMGITLSKKLHISDFSDYRVQYDDFSEDLLSILEENIIQFKKEVGEKCTCVAIDSLGALYSLLDVEPQHLRKKMYKMLETLRREELTTFLILEEEKLSGISDPSTGMEGYLADGIIELGLHLKGNVANRYMRVRKMRSASHSMEPWILTVSENGLKVYKGNF encoded by the coding sequence ATGCGATTTGTGGATACTATAGATGGTTTGAATGAGGTTTTTGAGACTGATATACCCAAAAACAGTGTTGTGCTGGTAACCGGTGCAGCAGGTACTTTGAAGTCCGGTTTTACTTTTCAGGTTCTTTCCAATTATCTGGAACAACAGGATGACTATGGATTATACGTAACATTTGAGCAAAGCAAAGAGAACCATCTTCAGAATATGGGTAGTATGGGTATCACCCTATCTAAAAAATTGCATATTTCTGATTTTAGTGACTACAGGGTTCAATATGATGATTTTTCAGAGGATCTTTTGAGTATCCTGGAAGAGAATATAATTCAGTTCAAAAAAGAAGTCGGTGAAAAATGCACCTGTGTTGCTATTGATTCCCTTGGTGCCCTGTATTCTCTTCTGGATGTAGAACCTCAGCACTTAAGGAAAAAGATGTACAAAATGCTTGAAACCCTCAGACGCGAGGAACTCACAACATTTCTAATCCTTGAAGAAGAGAAGCTATCCGGTATTTCTGATCCTTCGACTGGTATGGAAGGTTACCTTGCCGATGGAATAATTGAGTTAGGCCTGCATCTTAAAGGCAATGTTGCAAACAGGTACATGAGAGTACGTAAAATGCGTTCGGCTTCCCATAGTATGGAGCCCTGGATTCTCACTGTATCGGAAAATGGTCTTAAGGTATACAAAGGTAATTTCTAA
- a CDS encoding DUF835 domain-containing protein — MDEQKKGKVLIVDDESMNIRLLEAYLMHEYDLISASGGIEALEKVEAHNPDIILLDVMMPDITGYEVCKTLKGSEKTRFIPIIMVTALSSLEDRIKGIEAGADDFLTKPLDRIEIKTRVGSLLRIKKLHDELIAERDQAQNYLDLAGVMLLVLDEKGIVRLINRKGSEILGYSEDEIIGNDWFDSYVPDIFREDAKEGFNNLLSRGSTENGNFEIPFLNSKQQKRIMSWNNIAIKDSEGNINGLLVSGEDITERLEAESKIRRANEYLDNLLKASPIAILSLDGKRKIVTANKNAADLLGYDVGELIARPIRNFADETDLLEFADKKDFGMDFFTKHGEKVLMNVSTSLLTDDGGKQGLIVALQDRSRLRGIFITPLTEDVEEDTNNNIVELESGYIYLSECEGPEQSYQAFSELVKGGKPGLCITRQNPDKIRNMYGITKTPIVWLTKNKINGQQSIDSTELFKIYPTIADFVNKVDDGVILMDGLEYLILDNDFLSVVKLIEQTNDTIMASSSRMVLQVDPNVLEKKEFHLLKRWMRSVSGDSIS, encoded by the coding sequence ATGGATGAACAAAAAAAGGGAAAAGTGCTGATAGTCGACGATGAATCAATGAATATCAGGCTGCTTGAAGCCTACCTTATGCACGAATATGACCTAATTTCTGCATCAGGTGGAATTGAGGCATTGGAAAAGGTAGAGGCACATAACCCTGACATAATCCTTCTTGATGTGATGATGCCTGATATCACCGGTTATGAAGTATGCAAAACTCTAAAAGGTTCTGAAAAGACACGTTTTATTCCTATTATAATGGTCACAGCTCTCTCCAGCCTGGAAGATCGTATAAAAGGTATTGAGGCTGGTGCAGATGATTTTTTAACAAAGCCGCTTGACAGGATTGAAATAAAAACAAGGGTAGGTTCTCTTCTCAGAATAAAAAAACTTCATGATGAACTCATAGCTGAAAGGGATCAGGCACAAAATTATCTTGACCTTGCAGGAGTAATGCTTCTCGTTCTTGATGAAAAAGGTATTGTCAGGCTGATTAACAGAAAAGGCAGTGAAATTCTCGGTTACAGTGAAGATGAGATTATTGGTAATGACTGGTTTGATAGCTATGTACCTGATATTTTCAGGGAAGATGCCAAAGAAGGATTCAATAACCTGTTATCTCGCGGAAGTACCGAAAACGGGAACTTTGAAATACCATTTCTCAACAGCAAACAGCAAAAAAGAATAATGAGCTGGAACAATATTGCGATAAAAGATTCTGAGGGAAACATAAATGGTTTGCTTGTTTCAGGTGAGGATATTACAGAAAGACTTGAAGCAGAATCTAAAATTAGACGGGCCAATGAATATCTGGATAATCTGTTAAAAGCATCTCCTATAGCTATCCTGTCTCTTGATGGCAAAAGGAAGATAGTTACAGCCAACAAGAATGCAGCCGACCTCCTTGGCTATGATGTTGGTGAGCTCATTGCAAGACCTATAAGGAATTTTGCAGATGAAACTGATCTGCTGGAATTTGCTGACAAAAAAGATTTTGGTATGGACTTCTTCACAAAACATGGTGAAAAAGTGTTAATGAATGTTTCAACTTCCCTTCTTACGGACGATGGTGGAAAACAGGGTCTCATCGTTGCCTTGCAGGACCGTTCCCGGCTAAGGGGAATATTCATCACTCCTCTTACTGAAGATGTTGAAGAGGATACAAACAATAATATAGTCGAGCTGGAAAGTGGTTATATCTATCTTTCCGAGTGTGAAGGTCCTGAGCAAAGTTATCAGGCATTCTCCGAGCTTGTTAAGGGTGGAAAACCAGGTCTTTGTATTACCAGGCAGAACCCGGATAAGATTCGGAATATGTATGGTATCACAAAGACACCGATTGTCTGGCTGACTAAGAACAAGATAAATGGCCAGCAATCCATTGATTCAACTGAACTTTTCAAAATATATCCTACGATAGCCGATTTTGTGAATAAGGTCGACGATGGCGTAATTTTAATGGACGGTCTGGAGTACTTGATACTTGATAATGATTTTCTATCAGTGGTCAAACTGATAGAGCAAACGAATGATACTATAATGGCATCCAGCTCAAGAATGGTTTTACAGGTGGATCCGAATGTACTGGAGAAGAAAGAATTCCATCTGCTAAAAAGATGGATGAGGTCTGTATCCGGGGATTCTATTAGTTAA
- a CDS encoding PKD domain-containing protein, translating to MNKRLILPVIIMLALVLLLAGLMNFQAGSAEELPDSDNSGPTMEEPVIVAQKAASTPTTMAAATSNNSSGTAPAPAPTMMGSMGAASVPKVTTATVPKESSVAVPLVVTANFTYNTECLTVSFTDMSLNTSEDTSWAWDFGDGNSSSEQNPVNIYAKTGSYEVNLLVDNGDGNSDSKMKIVSVDECTGYERPTIPVTQEVPEFPTIAIPMVAIIGMAFFFGRKQ from the coding sequence ATGAATAAACGATTGATCTTACCAGTTATTATTATGCTTGCATTAGTTCTGCTACTGGCAGGTCTGATGAATTTCCAGGCAGGATCGGCAGAAGAATTGCCGGATTCTGATAATTCAGGTCCGACAATGGAAGAACCAGTAATAGTCGCTCAGAAAGCAGCTTCTACTCCCACAACAATGGCAGCAGCAACCTCTAATAACTCAAGTGGTACGGCTCCTGCTCCAGCACCTACTATGATGGGTTCAATGGGTGCTGCATCAGTTCCAAAAGTAACAACTGCTACAGTTCCAAAGGAATCAAGTGTTGCAGTTCCTTTAGTCGTCACTGCTAATTTCACATATAATACTGAGTGTCTGACCGTTAGCTTTACTGACATGTCACTAAATACTTCAGAAGATACATCATGGGCCTGGGACTTTGGAGATGGTAATTCTTCAAGTGAGCAGAACCCTGTTAATATATATGCAAAAACAGGTTCTTATGAGGTAAACCTGCTCGTTGATAATGGGGATGGAAACAGTGATTCCAAAATGAAGATTGTATCTGTTGATGAATGCACTGGTTATGAAAGACCAACTATCCCTGTTACACAGGAAGTTCCGGAATTCCCAACAATTGCAATCCCAATGGTGGCAATTATTGGAATGGCATTCTTCTTCGGCAGAAAGCAATAA